A single Epinephelus fuscoguttatus linkage group LG13, E.fuscoguttatus.final_Chr_v1 DNA region contains:
- the mmadhcb gene encoding metabolism of cobalamin associated Db isoform X3 — MASVLCSRARLVAYLPGLHVLVHRVAGARAFSTAGSSGSDEPHVAIIPSDMGPRTVWPDESMGPFGPQDHRFQLPGNMGFDCHLEGVAEQKKSLARKMVPDVLSSPSSSERHEFVLAQMIGELFEKDDPASSQNVNRATQYFDNSTLECAIQSCPELLKKDFHSMFPEAPSSGMMVVTVTQKTQNDMTSWCAEVEQEREQMLDKFFGSYTNNTLFETDDRYRHLGFQIEDLGCCRVIRHSLWGTHVFVGTIFTNAPPSSLVMKKLQGS; from the exons ATGGCCAGT gtgctgtgCAGCAGAGCCAGGCTGGTTGCTTACCTCCCAGGGCTTCATGTGTTGGTGCATCGTGTGGCTGGAGCCAGAGCCTTCTCTACTGCTGGATCCTCAGGCTCTGATGAGCCTCACGTAGCCATCATTCCCTCTGACATGG GACCTCGGACAGTGTGGCCTGATGAGAGCATGGGGCCTTTTGGACCCCAAGACCATCGCTTCCAGCTGCCCGGTAACATGGGCTTTGACTGTCACCTAGAAGGAGTAGCAGAACAGAAGAAGAGCCTAGCACGCAAGATGGTCCCTGATGTGCTGTCTTCCCCATCCAGCAGTGAGAGACATGAGTTTGTTCTGGCCCAGATGATTGGAGAGTTGTTT gagAAAGATGACCCAGCCTCGTCTCAGAATGTCAATAGAGCTACACAGTATTTTGATAACTCCACTCTGGAGTGTGCCATACAGTCCTGCCCCGAGCTACTGAAGAAAG ATTTCCACTCCATGTTTCCTGAGGCTCCATCCTCTGGTATGATGGTGGTCACAGTGACCCAAAAGACCCAGAATGATATGACCTCATGGTGTGCTGAGGTGGAACAGGAGAGAGAGCAGATGCTTGATAAG TTCTTTGGCTCGTACACCAACAACACACTATTTGAGACTGATGACAGGTACCGTCACCTGGGCTTTCAGATTGAGGACCTAGGCTGCTGCAGAGTGATCCGGCACTCTCTATGGGGGACACATGTTTTTGTGGGGACAatatttaccaacgcaccaccCAGCAGCCTTGTTATGAAGAAACTGCAGGGCAGCTGA
- the mmadhcb gene encoding metabolism of cobalamin associated Db isoform X1: MASVLCSRARLVAYLPGLHVLVHRVAGARAFSTAGSSGSDEPHVAIIPSDMGPRTVWPDESMGPFGPQDHRFQLPGNMGFDCHLEGVAEQKKSLARKMVPDVLSSPSSSERHEFVLAQMIGELFEKDDPASSQNVNRATQYFDNSTLECAIQSCPELLKKDFHSMFPEAPSSGMMVVTVTQKTQNDMTSWCAEVEQEREQMLDKFIDGAKEICYALQGEGFWADFIDPSSGLAFFGSYTNNTLFETDDRYRHLGFQIEDLGCCRVIRHSLWGTHVFVGTIFTNAPPSSLVMKKLQGS, from the exons ATGGCCAGT gtgctgtgCAGCAGAGCCAGGCTGGTTGCTTACCTCCCAGGGCTTCATGTGTTGGTGCATCGTGTGGCTGGAGCCAGAGCCTTCTCTACTGCTGGATCCTCAGGCTCTGATGAGCCTCACGTAGCCATCATTCCCTCTGACATGG GACCTCGGACAGTGTGGCCTGATGAGAGCATGGGGCCTTTTGGACCCCAAGACCATCGCTTCCAGCTGCCCGGTAACATGGGCTTTGACTGTCACCTAGAAGGAGTAGCAGAACAGAAGAAGAGCCTAGCACGCAAGATGGTCCCTGATGTGCTGTCTTCCCCATCCAGCAGTGAGAGACATGAGTTTGTTCTGGCCCAGATGATTGGAGAGTTGTTT gagAAAGATGACCCAGCCTCGTCTCAGAATGTCAATAGAGCTACACAGTATTTTGATAACTCCACTCTGGAGTGTGCCATACAGTCCTGCCCCGAGCTACTGAAGAAAG ATTTCCACTCCATGTTTCCTGAGGCTCCATCCTCTGGTATGATGGTGGTCACAGTGACCCAAAAGACCCAGAATGATATGACCTCATGGTGTGCTGAGGTGGAACAGGAGAGAGAGCAGATGCTTGATAAG TTTATTGATGGAGCAAAGGAGATCTGCTACGCTCTGCAGGGGGAAGGATTCTGGGCTGACTTTATCGACCCATCCTCAGGCCTGGCG TTCTTTGGCTCGTACACCAACAACACACTATTTGAGACTGATGACAGGTACCGTCACCTGGGCTTTCAGATTGAGGACCTAGGCTGCTGCAGAGTGATCCGGCACTCTCTATGGGGGACACATGTTTTTGTGGGGACAatatttaccaacgcaccaccCAGCAGCCTTGTTATGAAGAAACTGCAGGGCAGCTGA
- the mmadhcb gene encoding metabolism of cobalamin associated Db isoform X2 — protein sequence MVLCSRARLVAYLPGLHVLVHRVAGARAFSTAGSSGSDEPHVAIIPSDMGPRTVWPDESMGPFGPQDHRFQLPGNMGFDCHLEGVAEQKKSLARKMVPDVLSSPSSSERHEFVLAQMIGELFEKDDPASSQNVNRATQYFDNSTLECAIQSCPELLKKDFHSMFPEAPSSGMMVVTVTQKTQNDMTSWCAEVEQEREQMLDKFIDGAKEICYALQGEGFWADFIDPSSGLAFFGSYTNNTLFETDDRYRHLGFQIEDLGCCRVIRHSLWGTHVFVGTIFTNAPPSSLVMKKLQGS from the exons ATG gtgctgtgCAGCAGAGCCAGGCTGGTTGCTTACCTCCCAGGGCTTCATGTGTTGGTGCATCGTGTGGCTGGAGCCAGAGCCTTCTCTACTGCTGGATCCTCAGGCTCTGATGAGCCTCACGTAGCCATCATTCCCTCTGACATGG GACCTCGGACAGTGTGGCCTGATGAGAGCATGGGGCCTTTTGGACCCCAAGACCATCGCTTCCAGCTGCCCGGTAACATGGGCTTTGACTGTCACCTAGAAGGAGTAGCAGAACAGAAGAAGAGCCTAGCACGCAAGATGGTCCCTGATGTGCTGTCTTCCCCATCCAGCAGTGAGAGACATGAGTTTGTTCTGGCCCAGATGATTGGAGAGTTGTTT gagAAAGATGACCCAGCCTCGTCTCAGAATGTCAATAGAGCTACACAGTATTTTGATAACTCCACTCTGGAGTGTGCCATACAGTCCTGCCCCGAGCTACTGAAGAAAG ATTTCCACTCCATGTTTCCTGAGGCTCCATCCTCTGGTATGATGGTGGTCACAGTGACCCAAAAGACCCAGAATGATATGACCTCATGGTGTGCTGAGGTGGAACAGGAGAGAGAGCAGATGCTTGATAAG TTTATTGATGGAGCAAAGGAGATCTGCTACGCTCTGCAGGGGGAAGGATTCTGGGCTGACTTTATCGACCCATCCTCAGGCCTGGCG TTCTTTGGCTCGTACACCAACAACACACTATTTGAGACTGATGACAGGTACCGTCACCTGGGCTTTCAGATTGAGGACCTAGGCTGCTGCAGAGTGATCCGGCACTCTCTATGGGGGACACATGTTTTTGTGGGGACAatatttaccaacgcaccaccCAGCAGCCTTGTTATGAAGAAACTGCAGGGCAGCTGA